From a region of the Arvicanthis niloticus isolate mArvNil1 chromosome 6, mArvNil1.pat.X, whole genome shotgun sequence genome:
- the Snapc4 gene encoding snRNA-activating protein complex subunit 4 isoform X2 produces MVYQEVIREKLAEVSQLLAQNQEQQEEILFDLAGTKCPKVKDGKSLPSYMYIGHFLKPYFKDKVTGVGPPANEETREKAAQGIKAFEQLLVTKWKHWEKSLLRKSVVSDRLQRLLQPKLLKLEYLQEKQNRVSSELERQALEKQIKEAEKEVQDINQLPEEALLGNRLDSHDWEKISNINFEGARSAEEIQKFWQSSEHPSISKQEWSTEEVERLKAIAATHGHLEWHLVAEELGTSRSAFQCLQKFQQYNKALKRKEWTAEEDHMLTQLVQEMRVGNHIPYRRIVYFMEGRDSMQLIYRWTKSLDPSLKRGFWAPEEDAKLLQAVAKYGAQDWFKIREEVPGRSDAQCRDRYIRRLHFSLKKGRWNAKEEQQLIQLIEKYGVGHWARIASELPHRSGSQCLSKWKILARKKQHLQRRRGQRPRHSSQWSSSSSSSGSEDCGGSIGGGSSSSSSSSSEDSDVELEESLQNSRTLAPLQYRVPDIDLWVPTRLITSQSQREGTGCYPVHPAVSCCTQDATQNHHKEGSTTVSVPEKNQMQVPCETHSTVPRGVQCFHLSDTQLASAKGPACKSHTLVKERPRQPPLPNSRSESDPGNCMAGPHLRRLWHGTFQNKQRRKRQALHRRLLKHRLLLAVIPWVGDINLACTQAPQRPAAIQTQADSIRMRLESARLASTPVFTLFIQLLQIDTAGCMEVVRERKTQPPALFQPGSQNTQQAPSNAKNSTGCRLPSMPGEQTAKRASHKGRPRLGSCRAEATPFQVPVAAPHGLRPKPKTVSELLREKRLREAQAKKATQPLAALHSQLLFPSPVTLQPPLLPASHGAPVVGPATVSVELSVPVAPVMVNSSPSGSWQVGGISATDKQPPNLQTSPLNSSHKETQIAAPAAFRSLALAPGQVPTSCLLSTGGQSCTTSQKQSLPKVLPILPAAPNLTQLSVQPLSVPPVLNPPASGQPLATKSSLPVNWLLTAQKLLPIQVPAVVGLPQSVSTPETIGLQAKQLPSPAKTPAFLEQPPASTDTEPKGPQGQEIPPTPRPEKKALDLSLLSQESEAATLTWLKGCQGACVPPLGSRMPYHPPSLCSLRALSSLLLHKQDLEQKASSLVASQAAGAPPEPQAGALQASLELVQRQFQDNPAYLLLKTRFLAIFSFPAFLATLPPNSVPTTLSPAMAVGSESDSEDLGDLELKDGTRQLDCMACRVQTSLAASDPKQRTPSPGAVSVPSHLTASDDLDDLDVLRTRRARHSRK; encoded by the exons ATGGTCTACCAGGAGGTGATCCGGGAAAAGCTGGCAGAGGTTAGCCAGTTGCTAGCCCAGAACCAGGAGCAGCAG GAGGAGATCCTGTTTGATCTGGCTGGGACCAAATGCCCCAAGGTGAAGGATGGCAAAAGCCTgccttcatacatgtatataggcCACTTCCTGAAACCATACTTCAAGGACAAGGTCACTGGAGTG GGGCCTCCTGCCAATGAAGAAACACGGGAGAAGGCTGCCCAGGGAATCAAGGCCTTTGAACAGCTCTTGGTGACCAAGT GGAAACACTGGGAGAAATCCTTGCTCAGGAAGTCTGTAGTGAGTGACCGCCTGCAACGCCTGCTTCAGCCCAAATTGCTGAA GCTTGAGTACCTACAGGAGAAACAGAACCGAGTCTCTAGTGAGTTGGAAAGGCAGGCCCTGGAGAAGCAGAttaaggaagcagagaaggaggtTCAGGACATCAA CCAGCTCCCAGAGGAAGCACTGCTGGGGAACCGGCTGGACAGCCACGACTGGGAGAAGATCTCCAATATTAAT TTTGAAGGAGCCCGAAGTGCAGAGGAGATCCAGAAGTTCTGGCAGAGTTCTGAGCATCCGAGCATCAGTAAGCAAGAATGGAGCACAGAAGAAGTAGAGAGGCTAAAAGCTATCGCTGCCACACATGGCCACCTCGAGTGGCATTTGGTTGCAGAGGAACTTGGG ACAAGTCGCAGTGCCTTCCAGTGCCTGCAGAAATTCCAGCAGTACAACAAAGCCCTGAAACGCAAGGAGTGGACAGCAGAGGAAGACCACATGCTCACCCAGCTGGTCCAAGAGATGCGCGTTGGGAACCATATTCCATACCGCAGGA TTGTCTACTTCATGGAAGGGAGAGACTCCATGCAACTGATCTACCGTTGGACCAAGAGCTTAGATCCCAGCCTGAAAAGGGGATTCTGGGCCCCAGAGGAAGATGCT AAATTGCTTCAAGCTGTTGCCAAGTATGGGGCGCAGGACTGGTTTAAAATCCGGGAAGAGGTGCCAGGTAGGAGCGATGCCCAGTGCAGAGACCG CTACATCAGAAGATTACATTTCAGCTTGAAGAAGGGACGGTGGAATGCAAAAGAAGAACAGCAGCTGATCCAGTTAATAGAAAAATATGGTGTTG GTCACTGGGCAAGAATAGCTTCAGAACTTCCCCATCGGTCAGGCTCCCAGTGTCTGAGCAAGTGGAAAATCTTGGCCAGG AAGAAACAGCATCTCcagaggaggagagggcagaggccCCGTCACAGTAGCCAGTGGagctccagcagcagcagcagtggcagtgaGGACTGTGGGGGCAGCatcggcggcggcagcagcagcagcagcagcagcagcagtgaggaCTCAGATGTGGAGCTGGAGGAGTCTCTGCAGAACAGCAGAACATTGGCCCCTCTGCAGTACAGAGTGCCAGACATTGACCTGTGGGTTCCTACCAGGCTGATCACCAGCCAGTcacagagagaagggacaggGTGCTACCCAGTACACCCTGCTGTCTCCTGCTGCACTCAGGATGCCACTCAAAATCACCACAAGGAAGGTTCTACCACAGTCTCTGTGCCTGAGAAAAACCAGATGCAGGTGCCCTGTGAGACCCACAGCACTGTTCCAAGAGGAGTCCAATGCTTCCACCTCTCAGACACTCAGCTAGCAAGTGCAAAGGGTCCGGCATGCAAG AGCCACACACTGGTGAAGGAAAGACCGAGGCAGCCACCCCTGCCTAATTCACGCTCAGAGTCTGACCCTGGTAACTGTATGGCTGGGCCCCATCTGCGGCGGCTGTGGCATGGAACTTTCCAGAATAAGCAGAGACGCAAGAGACAAGCTCTACATCGCAGGCTCCTTAAGCACAGGCTTCTGCTGGCTGTGATACCCTGGGTGGGTGACATCAACCTGGCCTGCACACAAGCTCCCCAGAGACCTGCAGCAATACAGACTCAAG CTGACAGCATCAGGATGCGGTTGGAGAGTGCCCGCCTGGCCAGCACTCCTGTGTTCACACTGTTTATTCAG CTATTGCAGATTGATACTGCAGGCTGCATGGAAGTGGTTCGAGAGAGGAAAACCCAGCCACCTGCACTGTTCCAGCCAGGCAGCCAGAACACCCAGCAG GCACCCTCTAATGCCAAGAACAGCACAG GCTGCCGTCTTCCAAGCATGCCAGGTGAGCAAACTGCAAAGAGAGCCAGCCACAAAGGGCGTCCACGACTGGGATCCTGCAGGGCTGAGGCTACCCCCTTCCAAGTTCCTGTAGCAGCCCCACATGGCCTCCGGCCAAAGCCTAAGACTGTATCTGAGCTGCTTCGGGAGAAGCGGCTCCGTGAGGCCCAGGCCAAGAAGGCCACTCAGCCTCTCGCTGCCCTCCACAGCCAGCTGCTGTTCCCCTCACCTGTGACCCTCCAGCCCCCTCTGCTGCCAGCCTCCCATGGTGCCCCAGTAGTCGGCCCTGCAACGGTCAGTGTAGAACTCTCTGTACCTGTGGCCCCAGTGATGGTCAATTCAAGTCCTTCTGGCTCCTGGCAGGTGGGTGGGATCTCAGCCACAGACAAACAGCCCCCCAACCTACAAACCAGTCCCCTAAATTCTTCTCACAAAGAGACCCAGATTGCAGCCCCTGCTGCTTTTAGGAGCCTAGCCTTAGCCCCCGGGCAGGTCCCCACAagctgccttctgagtactggagGACAGAGTTGTACCACATCCCAGAAGCAGAGCCTGCCCAAGGTCCTGCCCATTCTCCCAGCAGCCCCCAACCTCACTCAGCTGTCTGTGCAACCCCTCAGTGTGCCACCAGTTCTTAACCCACCGGCAAGTGGGCAGCCCCTGGCAACCAAGTCAAGCCTGCCTGTCAACTGGCTTCTCACAGCTCAGAAGCTGCTCCCTATCCAAGTGCCAGCTGTGGTGGGCCTCCCCCAGTCAGTCAGTACCCCTGAGACTATAGGACTACAAGCAAAACAACTACCTTCCCCTGCCAAGACTCCTGCTTTTCTGGAACAGCCTCCAGCCAGTACAGACACAGAACCCAAAGGACCTCAGGGCCAGGAAATACCACCTACACCTAGGCCCGAAAAGAAGGCTTTGGACCTAAGTCTGCTTTCCCAGGAAAGTGAGGCAGCCACTCTGACATGGCTGAAGGGGTGCCAAGGTGCTTGTGTGCCTCCACTGGGGAGCAGGATGCCCTATCATCCCCCTTCCCTGTGCAGCTTGCGAGCATTGTCCAGCCTCCTCCTCCATAAGCAGGATCTGGAGCAGAAGGCTTCCTCTCTGGTGGCCAGCCAGGCAGCTGGGGCCCCACCTGAGCCCCAGGCTGGGGCCCTACAAGCTTCCCTGGAGCTGGTACAGAGGCAATTCCAGGACAACCCAGCCTACCTCCTGCTAAAGACTCGTTTCCTGGCTATCTTCTCCTTTCCTGCATTCCTGGCCACTCTGCCCCCCAACAGTGTCCCCACCACCCTATCACCAGCCATGGCTGTGGGTTCTGAGAGTGACAGTGAAGATCTTGGTGACCTGGAGCTCAAGGACGGGACTAGACAGCTGGACTGCATGGCCTGCAGAGTACAAACCAGCCTGGCAGCCTCAGACCCCAAACAG AGAACTCCAAGTCCTGGTGCGGTCTCTGTTCCCTCCCACCTGACTGCTTCTGATGACCTTGATGACCTTGATGTGCTCAGAACTCGACGTGCTCGCCATTCCCGGAAATAG